From the Pomacea canaliculata isolate SZHN2017 linkage group LG14, ASM307304v1, whole genome shotgun sequence genome, one window contains:
- the LOC112555630 gene encoding uncharacterized protein LOC112555630 yields MSSPEYRRMKSEAFAKKSTLTALVTLVVSVLLPDCVLCLMSGHYSLYDDLCDSRPSIIPVPWDCTGYIRCDTSIGGRVRALWTLCDPGHEFNPQVSKCVAGFTGCLNPYEAAVTFCPEFAALTFLHPGSCSMFYNCSQISSRGPLRQYESECPYPQLFDADIWKCVPRSTDNGLADFCGQRSVPCNPCDYTVGCGASDRCVGLANGPQPDAKNVFAPDYIICQNSTVAKATSCQLSGQIFDPNSLQCVFGVRDESVTEYCAKKPYAVFADPYHCARYYNCSQVTWHTGLRAKQNECKYPLLFDVITAKCVSFHDVKCGTREEPIQPCDYILGHCLDRPECIPCQASCLGLPNGYNSYPGFVLTAYHIVCENGRTVDILNCTKGLVFDPQLRTCGSQISPQTLDLYCAQNPDGKLPHPSECSLLYDCTHLMVKPNFPKYVSECKYPYLVDADTAQCRPHDQVECRDRREPISPCDYLGNQCTSPQCTRCDLIMPSCYGKLNGFYSVINQEMTSSYMECRDQRVVSLSSCPGGLIFDMVDRKCVDTVSQVSMLQFCTNFLQGRVQSPGNCAQYYDCTQNLTTVKECNYPDLYHVETRQCKHYTEVDCGGRRVFLDPCDSYTFCPHGPCPYCPSAFPTCMGRNGAIGGFNFDPRLYYRCIDNRMILGQCQTVYNRDLKRCNESSVASTTAVALQSSTPKTTTVRILTTTKAITTTTTSTTPRTTITAAPPTTTTTRTTTTTKATTQKTTAKTTTTTVAPKLTTSITHHPYPSHSDINSTCAKDPGFVAPKGDNCAQYYNCSAQVSPLGPVRVRVQDWLPLRCWEGAVLPPSLCQLPAPLRAATSLYNRSLLLVIHQHSDSTPPALRALSIMQRKGDTSDGGECSYPNLFSNGLCLNFKDVSTRLCESVETPRSCPTCEERFPSCQGLPDGFRPYPGKLLSPLFVKCQAERTMAVIRCVEGLFDPISLKCGATLEQVLVSIARDPAKFCGQYPGAVVADPLHCARYYNCSRTGPAHFGRPYLSECRYPALFNRQTMKCDSFITVQRTAGCGSSKQPIHQCEYSAYCPNTQYRTCSDCYLSLPTCRHLTDGIHTLPPGRLVSRGFVYCLDQRALVFSECPPGFLFVSNSKTCVLKGTLPLLEPPEVK; encoded by the exons AAGCAGCTGTAACATTCTGTCCGGAATTTGCAGCCCTTACTTTCCTTCATCCGGGCTCTTGCTCCATGTTCTACAACTGCAGCCAAATCAGCTCTCGGGGTCCCCTCCGGCAGTACGAGAGTGAATGTCCTTACCCTCAGCTCTTCGACGCAGACATCTGGAAATGCGTGCCAAGGTCCACCGACAACGGTCTGGCAGACTTCTGCGGCCAACGCTCGGTTCCCTGCAACCCAT gTGACTATACAGTAGGCTGCGGAGCCTCCGACAGGTGTGTGGGTCTGGCCAACGGGCCCCAGCCTGACGCCAAAAACGTCTTTGCGCCAGATTACATCATCTGTCAAAATAGCACCGTTGCTAAGGCAACCAGCTGCCAGCTCAGCGGCCAGATATTTGACCCCAACTCACTGCAGTGTGTGTTCGGAGTGAGGGACG AGTCCGTGACAGAGTACTGCGCCAAGAAGCCCTACGCTGTGTTCGCGGACCCTTACCACTGCGCCAGGTACTACAACTGCTCCCAGGTCACGTGGCATACCGGGTTAAGGGCCAAGCAGAACGAGTGCAAATATCCGCTGCTTTTTGACGTCATCACGGCAAAGTGCGTCAGCTTCCATGACGTCAAATGCGGCACGAGAGAAGAGCCCATTCAGCCAT GTGATTACATCCTTGGTCACTGTCTGGACCGACCCGAATGCATTCCTTGTCAAGCCAGCTGTCTGGGGCTGCCCAACGGGTACAACTCCTACCCGGGGTTTGTCTTAACCGCTTATCATATCGTGTGCGAGAATGGACGGACGGTGGACATCCTGAACTGCACCAAGGGCTTGGTGTTCGACCCTCAGCTTCGCACCTGCGGCTCCCAGATCAGCCCTC AGACGCTGGACCTGTACTGCGCTCAGAACCCGGATGGAAAGTTGCCCCACCCCAGTGAATGCAGTCTCCTGTACGACTGCACGCACCTGATGGTCAAACCTAATTTTCCAAAGTACGTCAGCGAGTGCAAGTACCCGTATCTGGTTGATGCCGACACAGCGCAGTGTAGACCTCATGACCAGGTGGAGTGCAGAGATAGACGGGAGCCCATTTCGCCTT GTGATTACCTGGGTAATCAGTGTACGTCTCCCCAGTGCACAAGGTGTGACCTGATCATGCCCAGTTGCTACGGAAAGCTGAACGGTTTCTACTCCGTTATCAaccaggaaatgacgtcatcgTACATGGAGTGCAGAGACCAGCGTGTGGTGTCTTTATCTTCCTGTCCAGGCGGCCTCATCTTTGACATGGTGGATCGCAAATGTGTCGACACTGTTTCACAAG TTTCCATGTTGCAGTTCTGCACCAACTTTCTGCAAGGCCGTGTACAGAGTCCTGGCAACTGTGCTCAGTACTACGACTGCACCCAGAACCTGACGACGGTGAAGGAGTGCAATTACCCAGATTTGTACCACGTGGAGACCAGACAGTGCAAGCACTACACTGAAGTAGACTGTGGAGGGCGACGAGTTTTTCTGGATCCCT GCGATAGCTACACCTTCTGCCCTCATGGACCATGCCCATACTGCCCTTCGGCGTTCCCGACATGCATGGGCAGAAATGGCGCCATTGGGGGCTTTAACTTTGACCCACGCCTCTACTACCGATGTATTGACAACCGCATGATCCTGGGTCAGTGCCAGACCGTCTACAACCGCGACCTCAAGCGATGCAACGAGTCCAGCGTGGCTAGCACAACAGCTGTAGCTCTACAAAGCTCCACTCCAAAGACCA CAACAGTTCGAATTCTCActacaacaaaagcaataacGACTACAACGACATCGACTACTCCAcgaacaacaataacagcagcaccaccaacaacaacaacaacgagaacaacaacaacaacaaaagcaacaacacaGAAAACCACTGCCAAGACAACAACCACAACAGTTGCTCCCAAGCTGACAACGTCGATAACACATCATCCGTACCCGAGTCACTCAG ATATCAACAGCACGTGTGCGAAGGACCCAGGGTTCGTGGCGcctaagggagacaactgcgcGCAATATTACAACTGTTCAGCGCAGGTTAGCCCCCTTGGACCCGTACGTGTCCGAGTGCAGGATTGGCTTCCTCTTCGATGCTGGGAGGGGGCTGTGCTTCCCCCGTCACTCTGTCAGCTGCCAGCACCGCTACGAGCCGCTACAAGCCT atACAACCGTTCACTTTTGCTCGTTATACACCAACATTCTGACTCCACACCCCCGGCACTGCGCGCGTTATCTATTATGCAGAGGAAGGGGGACACCTCCGATGGAGGAGAATGTTCATACCCCAACCTTTTCTCCAACGGCCTGTGTCTGAACTTCAAAGAT gtGAGTACGCGTCTATGCGAGAGTGTAGAGACACCACGTTCATGTCCGACTTGCGAGGAGCGGTTCCCGAGCTGCCAAGGGTTACCCGACGGTTTCCGGCCCTACCCAGGCAAACTCTTGTCGCCCTTGTTCGTCAAGTGTCAAGCGGAACGGACGATGGCTGTCATACGATGCGTGGAGGGGTTGTTTGACCCCATTTCTTTGAAATGCGGGGCAACTCTTGAGCAGG ttcTGGTCTCGATAGCACGAGATCCTGCGAAATTCTGCGGCCAGTACCCGGGTGCCGTGGTGGCCGACCCTCTGCATTGCGCGCGCTACTACAACTGCTCACGCACAGGCCCCGCCCACTTTGGACGCCCCTACCTCTCTGAGTGCCGCTACCCCGCCCTCTTTAACCGCCAGACCATGAAGTGCGACTCCTTCATCACAGTGCAGAGGACGGCCGGGTGCGGATCTTCAAAACAGCCCATCCACCAGT GTGAGTATTCCGCCTACTGCCCCAACACCCAGTACCGCACCTGCAGCGACTGCTACCTCAGCCTCCCCACCTGCCGCCATTTGACGGATGGCATTCATACCCTCCCGCCAGGCCGCCTGGTCTCCCGCGGCTTCGTCTACTGCCTGGACCAGCGGGCTCTAGTCTTCTCCGAGTGTCCCCCCGGCTTCCTCTTCGTCAGCAACTCAAAGACTTGCGTGCTGAAGGGCACCCTCCCGCTGCTGGAACCGCCGGAAGTCAAATGA
- the LOC112555334 gene encoding uncharacterized protein LOC112555334 gives MRDARVKKLICMSSWGAKDEPGLPRIITWFLKPTFLRNILANMAEMENFLQEKCSDINYTVVRPPGLNNNPLSGKEIITREGQFVDGASSLPRADLVKFMLSCLTSKTYDKKMIAVAIPK, from the exons ATGCGCGATGCACGTGTCAAGAAACTCATCTGCATGTCATCCTGGGGCGCAAAAG ATGAACCAGGTCTGCCTCGAATCATCACGTGGTTCCTGAAGCCCACCTTCTTGCGTAATATTTTGGCAAACATGGCGGAGATGGaaaattttcttcaagaaaagTGCAGCGACATCAACTATACAGTAGTCCGACCTCCAGGACTCAACAACAACCCGCTGTCTG GCAAGGAGATCATCACACGCGAGGGCCAGTTTGTGGACGGCGCCAGTTCCTTGCCACGCGCTGACCTCGTCAAGTTCATGTTGTCCTGCCTGACTTCCAAGACCTACGACAAGAAAATGATCGCAGTTGCCATTCCTAAATGA